In Leptolyngbya sp. O-77, the genomic window AGGACAGATCATCGCCCAGATCGAGCGATCGCAGTTCCCAGGTTTTTCCACCGTCCTGCGTTTCCAGCAGCGTTGCCGATTTGCCCACTAGCCAACCGTGAGGCGAATTGCCAACAAACGCCACGTCTGAGAGCGTCGCAGTAGTTGGCAACTCGACCACCTGCCAGGGATTAAAGCTCATCGATGGCAGGTAGCCCCGCGAGCATCCGGTAGACAGGATCAGGACTGCCAGCAAAATGAAAATGCGTCGGAAGGAGAGGAAAAGTCGATTCATCGAACTGTTGGGCGCTGTGCGCGTTGGCTAACGTTGAATAGGAGTTTCACTGAGGAGTTTGGGGCTGGAATACCTCTGAAGCGGGCTTGTCGAGTGGAGTCGCCAGAGCGGAGTCGCTATATGTGGCTCCAAACTTTTCCTACTGCAAGCCGTAGAGGCTGAGGAAAAACAGAACGGCGATCGCCAGCCCACCAAAAATCAGCAAATTCTTCTGACCCGGTGTGAGCGTGTTCACGCCAAATCCGTAGCCCAGGTTCTCCTTGAAGCCAGAAGGGCTGCCCGCTGGCCCGATGTTTGTAAACCGAGCGGTGCGGGCCCCGCAAACGGGACAGCGCCAGTCAGTCGGCAGTTCTTCAAATGGGGTTCCGGCTGTAATTTTGCCCAGGCTATCGCCTTTGACTGGCTCATAGATATAGCCACAAGCGCCGCACTCGTGGCGGTCGAGCGTCCTTGGATCGATTGCCTCTGCACTGCTTTCTACACCACTCATCGCTCTACGGGCCTCCCCTGGCCAAGATGAGAATTTATGTAAATGATTATGACACAGTGGGGGATCGGCGGAGGGGGGTACGAAGAAGGAAGAAGGAAGAAGGAAGAAGGAAGAAGGAAGAAGGAAGAAGGAAGAAGGAATAGGACTTACGCAGTTGGA contains:
- a CDS encoding rubredoxin, with amino-acid sequence MSGVESSAEAIDPRTLDRHECGACGYIYEPVKGDSLGKITAGTPFEELPTDWRCPVCGARTARFTNIGPAGSPSGFKENLGYGFGVNTLTPGQKNLLIFGGLAIAVLFFLSLYGLQ